The sequence GTGTTCGATGCCTATGGCGACAGGCTTCGCATGTTCGCAGACGCAGACGGACACGTGCTCCCCGGTATCAGCGCGCTGCCGCTGCCGGGACACACCGATGGACATACCGGATATGTCATTGAAGCCCGCGATCGAGGACTGCTTGTGTGGGGGGACGTGGTGCATTTCCCGCATATCCAGATTCAGCGGCCGGACGTGTCGATTGCATTCGATCACGACGCGTCGCTGGCGGTTGCTACGCGGGCACGCCTGCTCGATCAGGTCAGCTCGGAGGGGCTGTTGATCGCCGGCATGCATCTGGGGGAACTCGGGTTCGCTCGCATCAAGCGGACGAGCGGCGGGTACGGGTTGCTTTACGAGAACGAAGGCTGAAGCCGCACGTGTACGGCCATGCAATGCCACCACCCAACACCGGGATGCATGAGTCGTTCGCTTAATCTGATTGGCGTTTTTTGAGGGTTATACGACCTTTGCGCCATACGCTTCGCGTTCCATACTTCGCGTGGAAGATCGAGTTGAGAAACGTAAAAACGCGATTGCGTTTTGAGCTTTCGGCCCGGTCAATCACGACGTAGAAAGGAGCAGAAGATGAGGCTTAAAAGCAAGTCAGCGTTAATCACTGGTGGCACCAGCGGCATCGGTCTTGCCACCGCGAAGCGGTTCATTGCGGAAGGCGCCCGCGTAGCCGTGACCGGTCGCGACGATGCCGTATTCGAGCGCGTGAAGGCCGAGCTCGGCGAGCATGCGCTAGTTCTCCGGGGCGACGTCCGTTCGATCACGGACATGCGAGCGATTGCCGCCGAGGTCAAGGAGAAGTTCGGCGGTCTGGATGTCGTGTTCGCGAACGCCGGCTGGGCGTTCCCGTCCGCCGTCAACGACATCGACGACGCACTCTATGACGAGATCATGGACATCAACGTCAAGGGCGTGGTGTTCACGCTGCAAGCGGTGCTGCCGGACTTGCGAGAAGGCGCCTCGTTCATTCTCAATACCTCGTTCGTCGCGCAGACCGGCAAGCATGGCATCTCGTTGACTGCAGCCGCAAAGGCCGCCGTACGATCGCTTGCCCGCAGTTGGTCGCACGAGTTTCTCGACCGGAAAATCCGCTTCAACGCGATCGCACCCGGCGCGATCGACACGCCGCTGCTCACCAGGTGGGGTATGCCCGACGAATGGGTTCGCGACCGCAAGGCCGAGTTCGCCGAAGCCATTCCGGTGGGCCGCATGGGCAAGGCCGAGGACATCGCCAACGCCGCGCTCTATCTCGCCAGCGACGAATCCTCGTACGTCATCGGCACCGAACTGGTCGTCGATGGCGGCGCCTCGCAGCTTTAAGCCAGCGGCACCCGAACCCAGAGCCCGTGTGTCATCGCGGCTCATCCACCCATCTGATCCCACGTCCGCCACGCCTTGAGTCGCGGCGGTTATTCCATCCGGCCCAGCCTGGTTGCGCTCGCAGCGGGGCCGACGTACAAGGAGAATTGATCTTGACCGACAGTAGCGAAAACAATGCTTCAGGACAGCCACTCACCAGAGCCGGTCGTTCGCGCCGCGATGTGCTCAAGTTTGGCAGCATCGCCACGCTCGGCGCCGTCCTCGGTGGCGGAGCCCTGCTTGGGCAGGCCACCCCTGCGCTTGCCCAGACAGGCAGCGACGGAGCACTTGCCCCGAACGACCCGCTCAATATCCTGATCGTCAATTACGACGGCGGGACGCTGCTCGACTTCGCCGGCCCCAGCGAGATCTTCCATCGGCTACCGAATACGAACGTTCGCTACGCGAGCCTCAACGGCGGCAACGTGACGCTCGAATTCGGCGTCGTGTACGGCAAGACCGAGCGGCTGGCCGATATCGACAAGACAGACGTGCTCCTGGTCCCCGGCGGGTCCGATCTGTCCGCGCCGATGCAACCCGCGTATCAAGCGCAGATCCGGCGCCTGGCAGAGAGCGCGAAGCACGTGACGTCGGTCTGCAACGGATCGCTCGTGCTCGCCGCAACGGGCGTTCTCAAGGGCAAGCGAAGCGCCTGCCATTGGGCCTTCGTCAACAAGCTGGCCGAATATGGCGCGATTCCCGTGCCCGATCGCTTCGTCGAAGACGACAACGGCCGGTTCATGAGCGGCGGCGGCGTGACGGCGGGCATCGACTTCGCGCTGCGCGTGGCGGCGAAACTGCGCGGTCGGGAAGCCGCCGAATTCACGCAGCTCGTGATCGAATATGATCCCGCGCCGCCGTTCCACTCGGGCCATCCGAGAGATGCGCGGCCGGAAGTCGTCGCGATGGTCGACAAGGAACTGCCCGGTGCATCCAGGGGGCTCGCGCGCATACCAGGCGTTCGTTGAAACGCTGGCAGGCAATGTGACCAGCCCATCTGCAGACTGCGAGGAATACCGCAACCCACATTGCCTGCTTCATCCTTCTATTTTCGCAGTCCTCTCCATTCAAGCCATGATCGGACATCACTCGATGCAACAGACTCGCATTTTCACAGCTGCTCTTGCGGCCTGCGCGACCTTTTTCGCGTTTGCAGCGCCGGCCACTGCCGCCAGTTCGCAACGCCCGCCCGAAGCGGCCATCAAGGCCGAGAATGCACGATGGGCGGATGCCTTTGCGCGAGGGGATTACGAGGCGATCGGCCGCCTCTACACCCACGACGGTACGCTGTTGCCGCCCGGAGGCGACAAGATAACGGGGAGCAACGCGATCGTCGGGTACTTCACCAAGGGGTATGCCGGATCGAAACCCGCCACCGTATCGTTCAGCAACTACGAGTTCTACGGTAACGACCGGATCGTGACGGAGGTATCGGATGCGGAGATCCATGACCACGATAGCAAGCTCAAATACCGCGGCAAGCAGATTCTCGTCTTTCTGAAAGAGGGCGGCGCCTGGAAGTTGCATCGCGACATGTGGAACGATTACGGTCCGCTGACGACGGATGGCCATTGAGCATCTGGCAAAACGAATAGTGACCTGCCCACCGCGTCGCTAGTCCGTCAGAAGGACGTTGGCACGGCAGCGCGCTGATCGGCCGGCGGTCGATCAGCGCGCGCCATTCGATCGACTCTCGCGTCGAATCGCTTGCGGCGGATGCCCGTGCAGTTTGATGAAGGCCCGCCGCATCCGTTCCGGATCGGTGAACCCGACAGCCAGCGCAATCTGTTCGATCGGTTCGCTGCCTCCCTGCAGGCGCAGCCGCGCCGCTTCGACGCGCAAGCGCTCCACCGCCTTGGCAGGTGTTTCACCGGTTTCCCGGCGAAATGCGCGCCCGAACTGTCGCAAGCTCAAACTTGCGGCCTCGGCGAGCCGTTCGACCGGCAACGCTTCGGCCAGATGTTCCCTCGCAAAATTCAGCGCGATGCGGATGCGATCCGATTCCGGCTCCATCTGCGACATGGCCGAGAATTGGGACTGACCGCCTGGCCGACGATACGGAACAACCAGGAGCCTGGAGACCGTGCGTGCAACATCCGCGCCCATATCTCTTTCAATCATGCCGAGCGCCAGGTCGATTCCGGATGCGATGCCCGCCGACGTCCAGATGTGGCCCTCCTCGATATAGATACTGTCGCCCTCGACCCGGGTGCGCGGGAAGCGCGACTGCAATTGAGCCGCGTATCGCCAGTGCGTCGTCGCTCTCAAGCCGTCAAGCAGGCCGGTTTCCGCAAGCAGAAACGCCCCCGTACACACGCTGGCCACCCGCGAAGCCCGCGTGCCCAGCTTCCTGGCGGCGGCGATGTTCTCCGGTGTCTGCATCGGGTCGACATCGCCGCCCACGAACACGACGGTATCGAACGTGCGCCTTCCGATCGGCTTCGTTTCGATCGACAGGCCCGTATTGCCCGTAACCGCGCCGCCGGACTGCGAGACGACATGGAGATCATAGGGTGTGTGGCCCGCCGCCGTGGCAACCTGGTTGAAGGCCGACAGCGGCCC comes from Burkholderia lata and encodes:
- a CDS encoding glucose 1-dehydrogenase, translating into MRLKSKSALITGGTSGIGLATAKRFIAEGARVAVTGRDDAVFERVKAELGEHALVLRGDVRSITDMRAIAAEVKEKFGGLDVVFANAGWAFPSAVNDIDDALYDEIMDINVKGVVFTLQAVLPDLREGASFILNTSFVAQTGKHGISLTAAAKAAVRSLARSWSHEFLDRKIRFNAIAPGAIDTPLLTRWGMPDEWVRDRKAEFAEAIPVGRMGKAEDIANAALYLASDESSYVIGTELVVDGGASQL
- a CDS encoding DJ-1/PfpI family protein codes for the protein MTDSSENNASGQPLTRAGRSRRDVLKFGSIATLGAVLGGGALLGQATPALAQTGSDGALAPNDPLNILIVNYDGGTLLDFAGPSEIFHRLPNTNVRYASLNGGNVTLEFGVVYGKTERLADIDKTDVLLVPGGSDLSAPMQPAYQAQIRRLAESAKHVTSVCNGSLVLAATGVLKGKRSACHWAFVNKLAEYGAIPVPDRFVEDDNGRFMSGGGVTAGIDFALRVAAKLRGREAAEFTQLVIEYDPAPPFHSGHPRDARPEVVAMVDKELPGASRGLARIPGVR
- a CDS encoding YybH family protein codes for the protein MQQTRIFTAALAACATFFAFAAPATAASSQRPPEAAIKAENARWADAFARGDYEAIGRLYTHDGTLLPPGGDKITGSNAIVGYFTKGYAGSKPATVSFSNYEFYGNDRIVTEVSDAEIHDHDSKLKYRGKQILVFLKEGGAWKLHRDMWNDYGPLTTDGH
- a CDS encoding GlxA family transcriptional regulator, translating into MHRIGFFVCRGYDALDLGGPLSAFNQVATAAGHTPYDLHVVSQSGGAVTGNTGLSIETKPIGRRTFDTVVFVGGDVDPMQTPENIAAARKLGTRASRVASVCTGAFLLAETGLLDGLRATTHWRYAAQLQSRFPRTRVEGDSIYIEEGHIWTSAGIASGIDLALGMIERDMGADVARTVSRLLVVPYRRPGGQSQFSAMSQMEPESDRIRIALNFAREHLAEALPVERLAEAASLSLRQFGRAFRRETGETPAKAVERLRVEAARLRLQGGSEPIEQIALAVGFTDPERMRRAFIKLHGHPPQAIRRESRSNGAR